The Algoriphagus sanaruensis genome window below encodes:
- a CDS encoding O-methyltransferase, producing MKDFLFAAKAYLSYFLNNEDLYSLQSSWIYSHYKGLLSYISSHQVETQEFENTRVQFLTSNEIIEVQDFGAGSKKAGKSYRRICDVAKYSTSKSKYCLAYEYLCSSTPAEYVLELGTCLGISTQYLNRATQGNIFTIEGSQELLRLAKSIPNLKGTNFIEGKIQDKLPELLEQLPAIDFALIDAHHTYQGTIFAWNQLQLKIHPKTILVIGDIHWSREMEYAWNEIKNNPLVTLSIDFFECGVLYFDYPGSKTNLILSL from the coding sequence TTGAAGGATTTTTTATTCGCTGCTAAAGCCTATTTATCCTACTTCCTAAATAATGAAGACTTATATAGCCTTCAGTCCTCTTGGATTTATTCCCATTACAAAGGCCTTCTCTCCTACATTTCTTCCCATCAAGTCGAAACTCAAGAATTTGAAAATACTCGAGTCCAATTTTTAACTAGTAACGAAATAATTGAAGTCCAAGATTTTGGAGCGGGGTCCAAAAAAGCAGGTAAATCCTATCGAAGGATCTGTGATGTCGCCAAATATTCGACCTCGAAATCGAAATACTGTTTAGCTTATGAATACCTATGTTCCAGTACTCCAGCAGAATATGTGCTTGAATTAGGAACCTGCTTGGGTATTTCTACCCAATATTTAAATAGAGCAACTCAAGGGAACATATTTACAATTGAAGGATCTCAGGAACTTCTTCGACTCGCAAAATCAATCCCAAACCTTAAGGGAACAAATTTCATCGAAGGAAAAATTCAAGACAAGCTCCCAGAATTACTTGAACAATTGCCAGCAATTGACTTTGCCTTAATTGATGCCCATCATACCTACCAAGGGACCATATTTGCTTGGAATCAGCTTCAGCTCAAAATCCATCCAAAGACAATCCTTGTAATTGGAGATATTCATTGGTCTAGGGAAATGGAATATGCTTGGAATGAAATAAAAAACAATCCCCTTGTGACTTTGAGTATTGATTTCTTTGAATGCGGGGTTCTCTATTTCGATTATCCCGGATCCAAAACTAATTTGATTCTATCTCTTTGA
- the apaG gene encoding Co2+/Mg2+ efflux protein ApaG, translating to MISSITEGIQVNVEVTYQTEFSNPHLHHYVFTYRVIIQNNSANTYQLLKRRWEIFDATEAVKIVEGEGVVGQQPILEPGESHSYVSGCNLKSGLGKMRGNFLMEKVYDGKQLYVTIPEFQLIANIFQN from the coding sequence ATGATTTCATCAATTACAGAAGGTATTCAAGTTAATGTGGAGGTGACCTATCAAACGGAATTTTCCAATCCGCATCTTCATCATTATGTTTTTACATATCGGGTAATAATCCAAAACAATAGCGCAAATACCTATCAATTGCTAAAGCGAAGATGGGAAATTTTTGATGCAACTGAAGCTGTGAAAATTGTAGAAGGTGAAGGAGTTGTTGGTCAACAGCCCATTTTAGAACCTGGAGAATCACATTCTTATGTTTCTGGATGCAATCTCAAATCTGGCCTTGGAAAAATGAGAGGGAATTTTTTAATGGAAAAAGTCTACGATGGGAAGCAACTTTATGTTACCATTCCAGAATTTCAGCTCATTGCTAATATTTTTCAAAACTAA
- a CDS encoding dienelactone hydrolase family protein yields MIKPFLSLFIFLVAWAFWPKTKEIQSQSPFEGITICHTPNDDMAQFVNAPGFASFHPSPLEIEFEGKGSMTQFTTPDGTEASAYLIKASITSDKWLFVFQEWWGLNDHIKHQADVFFEDLGGKVNVIALDMYDGKVTNTPQEAGQFMQGVQESRLENIVAGARQLAGPDAQIANVGWCFGGAWSLKSALLNGKQTIGSVMYYGMPVRDVEKLKTLNSDVLGLFATEQYISEEIIKEFASKMDEAGKKLTYKIFPGVHGFSNPSNPKYDEAASKEAYAMAIGYLKEKFGV; encoded by the coding sequence ATGATTAAGCCTTTTCTCTCCTTATTTATTTTCTTGGTTGCATGGGCATTTTGGCCTAAGACCAAAGAAATTCAAAGCCAAAGTCCTTTTGAAGGAATTACAATTTGCCATACTCCAAATGATGACATGGCTCAATTTGTAAATGCACCTGGTTTTGCATCTTTCCATCCATCCCCACTTGAAATTGAGTTTGAAGGCAAAGGTAGCATGACTCAATTCACCACTCCTGATGGCACTGAGGCTTCTGCATACTTAATCAAAGCAAGTATCACCTCCGATAAATGGCTATTTGTCTTCCAAGAATGGTGGGGATTAAATGATCACATTAAACACCAAGCGGATGTTTTCTTTGAAGATTTGGGAGGAAAAGTCAATGTGATCGCTCTAGACATGTATGATGGAAAAGTAACGAATACCCCCCAAGAAGCTGGTCAATTTATGCAGGGCGTTCAAGAATCCCGTCTTGAAAATATTGTCGCAGGTGCTAGACAACTCGCGGGTCCTGACGCCCAAATTGCAAATGTTGGTTGGTGTTTTGGCGGCGCATGGTCTTTGAAATCAGCCCTTCTAAATGGAAAACAAACCATTGGATCAGTAATGTATTATGGAATGCCTGTTCGGGATGTAGAAAAGCTCAAGACACTTAATTCAGATGTTTTGGGGCTATTTGCTACCGAACAATATATTTCTGAAGAAATCATTAAAGAATTTGCAAGTAAAATGGATGAAGCTGGAAAAAAGCTTACTTATAAAATTTTCCCTGGTGTTCATGGCTTTTCAAATCCAAGCAACCCAAAATATGATGAAGCTGCAAGCAAAGAGGCTTACGCTATGGCAATCGGATATTTGAAAGAAAAGTTTGGAGTCTAA
- the dapB gene encoding 4-hydroxy-tetrahydrodipicolinate reductase, which yields MNILILGYGKMGKIISEIAETRGHTIAAKINIDNRHELDQLDPKAIDAAIEFSQPEAAIENIKWAIERGIPVISGTTGWISKKPEINRYTLEKNGAFFYASNYSIGVNVFFKVNEFLAKLMKETSGYSVSMEEIHHTEKKDAPSGTAITLAQGIIKNSTTLHNWHLAGEKGDSPSSLPITAKRIDPAPGTHIVKYSSKIDDIEISHTAHSREGFALGAVLVAEWIPGKTGVLSMDDFLKF from the coding sequence ATGAATATACTAATACTTGGATATGGTAAAATGGGCAAAATCATCAGCGAAATCGCTGAGACCCGAGGCCATACCATTGCTGCAAAAATAAATATCGACAATCGCCATGAATTGGATCAATTGGATCCAAAAGCCATAGATGCAGCTATTGAATTTAGCCAACCTGAAGCAGCCATTGAAAACATCAAATGGGCTATAGAACGGGGTATACCGGTAATTTCGGGAACCACCGGTTGGATTTCAAAAAAGCCTGAGATTAATCGGTACACCTTAGAAAAAAACGGAGCCTTTTTTTACGCATCCAATTACAGTATCGGTGTCAATGTCTTTTTCAAAGTCAATGAATTCCTAGCTAAACTCATGAAGGAAACTAGTGGGTATTCAGTAAGCATGGAAGAAATTCACCACACTGAAAAAAAAGATGCTCCTTCAGGCACGGCCATTACATTGGCTCAAGGTATCATCAAAAACTCAACAACTCTCCACAATTGGCATTTGGCGGGAGAAAAAGGTGATTCCCCAAGTTCTCTACCTATCACAGCCAAACGTATCGATCCTGCTCCAGGAACGCATATTGTAAAATATTCTTCAAAAATTGACGACATCGAAATCAGTCATACAGCACATAGCCGAGAGGGCTTTGCCTTAGGAGCCGTTTTGGTTGCTGAATGGATTCCTGGTAAAACTGGAGTTCTTTCCATGGATGATTTCCTCAAATTTTAA
- the ung gene encoding uracil-DNA glycosylase, protein MNVKIEDTWKDALQDVFQMDFFNDLVHFVKEEYANHQIFPQGKDIFNAFWHCPLPKTKVVILGQDPYHGPGQAHGLSFSVKPGIPFPPSLLNIFKEIKLDLGIEMPPNGDLSRWADQGVFLLNATLTVRAHQAGSHQNKGWELFTDEVIKAINQRKEKVVFLLWGAYAQKKASLIDPQRHLILTAPHPSPLSAHRGFLGCGHFSKANDYLVANGFTPIQW, encoded by the coding sequence ATGAATGTTAAAATCGAAGATACTTGGAAAGATGCATTACAAGATGTTTTCCAAATGGATTTTTTTAATGATCTGGTCCATTTTGTGAAAGAGGAGTATGCAAACCACCAAATTTTTCCGCAAGGTAAAGATATTTTTAACGCATTTTGGCATTGCCCTCTTCCCAAAACAAAGGTCGTGATTTTAGGTCAAGACCCATATCATGGTCCTGGTCAGGCGCATGGACTTTCATTCTCTGTTAAACCAGGTATCCCTTTTCCTCCCAGTTTGCTCAATATCTTTAAAGAAATCAAATTGGATTTAGGAATTGAAATGCCACCAAACGGCGATCTTAGCCGATGGGCTGATCAGGGTGTTTTTTTGCTAAATGCCACATTGACTGTAAGAGCACATCAAGCAGGCTCTCATCAAAATAAAGGGTGGGAGCTATTTACCGATGAAGTGATCAAGGCTATAAATCAGAGAAAAGAAAAGGTGGTTTTTTTGCTTTGGGGGGCTTATGCGCAAAAAAAGGCCTCGTTGATTGATCCTCAAAGACATTTGATCCTTACTGCACCTCATCCTAGTCCTCTTTCGGCGCATAGGGGTTTTTTAGGTTGTGGACATTTTTCTAAAGCCAATGATTATTTAGTGGCTAATGGATTTACTCCTATTCAATGGTAA
- the rplI gene encoding 50S ribosomal protein L9, with the protein MEIILKTDIKGLGYKNDLVDVKPGYGRNYLIPQGFAVLATESNKKILAENIKQAAHKAEKLKTEAENIAAKLAETTLEIKAKIGESGKIFGKVTTLQISDALATQGFDIDRKKISINVPVDGAGEFSAEVDLHREVKTSVKFVVVGE; encoded by the coding sequence ATGGAAATAATTCTAAAAACAGACATCAAAGGTCTTGGCTATAAAAATGACTTGGTAGATGTAAAGCCTGGATATGGGAGAAATTACCTTATCCCTCAAGGATTTGCAGTTCTTGCTACTGAGTCAAACAAAAAGATTCTTGCTGAAAACATTAAGCAAGCCGCTCACAAAGCTGAAAAGTTAAAGACCGAAGCAGAAAACATTGCTGCTAAACTCGCTGAAACAACGCTTGAAATCAAAGCTAAAATCGGTGAATCAGGTAAAATTTTCGGAAAAGTTACAACTCTTCAGATTTCTGATGCACTAGCTACACAAGGATTCGATATTGATAGAAAGAAAATCTCTATCAATGTTCCAGTTGACGGAGCAGGTGAATTCTCAGCAGAGGTAGACCTTCATCGTGAGGTTAAAACTTCAGTGAAGTTTGTAGTAGTAGGAGAATAA
- the rpsR gene encoding 30S ribosomal protein S18 yields MTLVNEPINRGEIKKKYCRFKKHGIKYIDYKDPNFLLKFVNEQGKILPRRLTGNSAKYQRKVAQAIKKARHLALLPFVTDGLK; encoded by the coding sequence ATGACACTCGTAAACGAACCAATCAACAGAGGCGAGATTAAGAAAAAATATTGCCGATTTAAGAAGCACGGGATCAAGTACATCGACTACAAAGACCCTAACTTCCTCTTGAAATTTGTAAACGAGCAAGGCAAGATTCTTCCTAGAAGACTTACTGGAAACTCTGCAAAATATCAGAGAAAAGTAGCTCAGGCTATCAAGAAAGCAAGACACTTGGCTTTGTTGCCATTCGTAACTGACGGATTGAAATAA
- the lepB gene encoding signal peptidase I, with the protein MSKSKQKKSATREWIDALVFAVVAASLIRWLLLEPFTIPTGSMEKSLLVGDFLFVSKMHYGTRIPKTPLQVPLTHQKIWGTEIPSYSDAIQLPYYRLPGFTSIKRNDVVVFNYPVEFQFPNDLKTNYIKRAVGVPGDVIEIKDGDLIVNGEKALQPEEMQFSYRITTNRPLTADFLNDYGINPDSFYADPQSNQFAVWCTQTVIDRLSQSPVVTSVTKDIFPAGREETSIYPAGNPWKWNRDNFGPLKVPGKGETIELTSENLIKYFFVIKHYEDHQAVEIKNGSLFIDGQKLDSYTFKQNYYFMMGDNRHNSLDSRYWGFVPEDHVVGKAWFLWLSLDQYESLFNKIRWSRLFRGIE; encoded by the coding sequence ATGAGTAAATCCAAACAAAAAAAATCAGCCACCAGAGAATGGATTGATGCCCTTGTTTTTGCAGTGGTGGCCGCCTCATTAATTCGATGGCTGCTTCTCGAACCATTCACCATTCCGACAGGCTCGATGGAGAAATCTCTACTTGTCGGTGACTTCCTATTCGTGAGCAAAATGCACTATGGAACTAGAATCCCAAAGACGCCTTTGCAAGTACCTCTCACCCACCAAAAGATCTGGGGAACAGAAATCCCATCGTATTCAGATGCCATTCAACTCCCCTATTACCGACTTCCAGGATTTACAAGCATCAAGAGAAATGATGTAGTTGTCTTTAACTACCCGGTAGAGTTTCAATTCCCAAATGACCTCAAAACCAATTATATCAAAAGGGCAGTTGGAGTGCCGGGAGATGTTATTGAAATTAAAGATGGGGACTTAATTGTAAATGGAGAAAAGGCTCTACAGCCTGAAGAAATGCAATTTTCTTATCGAATCACCACCAATCGTCCCCTTACGGCAGACTTTTTAAATGACTACGGTATCAACCCTGACAGTTTTTATGCAGATCCTCAAAGTAATCAATTTGCAGTTTGGTGCACCCAAACAGTGATTGATCGCCTTTCTCAGTCCCCCGTGGTCACTTCAGTGACCAAAGATATTTTCCCAGCAGGCCGAGAAGAAACTTCTATCTATCCTGCAGGAAACCCTTGGAAGTGGAATCGAGATAATTTTGGTCCTTTAAAAGTTCCCGGTAAAGGAGAAACCATTGAATTGACCTCAGAGAACCTGATTAAATATTTCTTTGTGATCAAACACTATGAAGATCATCAAGCTGTTGAGATCAAAAATGGTTCACTCTTTATTGATGGACAAAAGTTGGATTCCTATACCTTCAAACAGAACTATTATTTCATGATGGGGGATAATCGACATAATTCTTTGGATTCTAGATATTGGGGATTTGTACCAGAAGATCACGTCGTTGGCAAAGCTTGGTTCCTATGGCTTTCCCTAGATCAATATGAATCCCTATTTAACAAAATCAGATGGAGTCGTTTATTTAGAGGAATCGAATAA
- a CDS encoding methyltransferase domain-containing protein encodes MELKFDEAFWSARYLSGHTGWDLSRASTPLYQYLCQIERKDLQILVPGAGNAHEVIAAWNLGFTNIFSLDISKIPIEEFSNRFPQFPKGNLIHGDFFDHKGSYDLILEQTFFCALHPSLREKYAQKMFELLKPGGSLVGVLFNREFDSGPPFGGNQAEYLTYFTPYFDFVVFENCYNSELPRLGKELFIHLKKSKR; translated from the coding sequence ATGGAATTAAAATTTGATGAGGCTTTTTGGTCTGCTAGGTATCTATCCGGCCATACCGGTTGGGACCTTAGTAGGGCCTCAACACCCCTTTATCAATATCTTTGCCAAATTGAAAGGAAAGATCTTCAGATCCTGGTTCCTGGAGCAGGGAATGCTCATGAGGTAATCGCGGCTTGGAATCTTGGCTTCACTAATATTTTTAGCCTTGATATTTCAAAGATTCCAATTGAAGAGTTTTCCAATAGGTTTCCCCAATTCCCTAAAGGAAACCTAATACATGGTGATTTTTTTGATCACAAAGGAAGCTATGATTTGATTTTGGAACAGACTTTTTTTTGTGCACTTCATCCCTCACTGCGCGAAAAGTATGCTCAAAAAATGTTCGAACTTTTAAAACCTGGAGGTTCTTTGGTTGGAGTGCTATTTAATCGAGAATTTGATTCTGGGCCACCTTTTGGAGGCAATCAAGCCGAATACCTGACTTATTTTACTCCGTACTTCGATTTTGTCGTTTTCGAAAATTGTTACAACTCAGAGTTACCAAGATTGGGAAAGGAATTGTTTATTCACCTTAAAAAATCAAAGAGATAG
- a CDS encoding EcsC family protein: MFSEENYNHYVNADLETWLLEVKTPPRILGRIAHGIQDKINSWIPEKIHQAIAVAVENMVKAVLFGSEWIKPSPDKSMILYHREEKIRNRIKWYRNAASAEGGLTGAGGILLGLADFPAFLTLKMKMLFDIAAWYGFDTKSYQERLFLLFVFQLSFSNQHRRNDLIGLIENWEMYVYDLPADLDQFDWKTFQLDYRDYMDLAKLAQLIPIIGAPVGAIANYKLTAHLGRFAMNCYRLRVLKK; this comes from the coding sequence ATGTTCTCGGAAGAAAATTACAATCATTATGTCAATGCTGATTTGGAGACTTGGCTTCTTGAGGTAAAAACTCCTCCAAGAATCCTAGGCCGAATTGCGCATGGAATTCAGGATAAAATTAATTCATGGATTCCGGAAAAAATCCATCAAGCAATTGCTGTGGCAGTTGAAAATATGGTTAAGGCTGTTCTATTTGGATCTGAATGGATAAAGCCCTCACCCGATAAATCAATGATTCTCTATCATAGGGAGGAAAAAATCAGAAACCGGATTAAGTGGTACAGGAATGCTGCAAGTGCAGAAGGTGGATTGACAGGGGCTGGAGGGATTTTGCTAGGTCTAGCTGATTTCCCTGCATTTTTAACCCTAAAAATGAAGATGCTTTTTGATATAGCAGCATGGTATGGTTTTGATACTAAGAGTTACCAAGAACGATTATTTCTCTTGTTTGTATTTCAACTCAGTTTTTCAAATCAACATAGGAGAAATGACTTAATAGGTTTGATTGAAAATTGGGAAATGTATGTTTATGATCTTCCTGCAGATTTGGATCAATTTGATTGGAAGACATTTCAGCTTGATTATAGAGATTACATGGATTTGGCAAAGCTTGCCCAGCTTATTCCAATTATTGGAGCACCCGTAGGAGCAATCGCAAACTATAAATTGACGGCACATCTTGGGAGATTTGCGATGAACTGTTATCGATTGCGGGTTTTGAAGAAATGA
- the rpsF gene encoding 30S ribosomal protein S6, with product MFQRNYETVFILTPVLSDVQMKDTVDKFVNLLKEEGADVINVENWGLKKMAYTIEKKTTGFYVLVEFKADPTVIRKFELEFRRDEKVMRFLTTVLDKHAITYAERRRKGEFNKKAEAKEELA from the coding sequence ATGTTCCAAAGAAATTATGAGACGGTATTCATTTTAACTCCCGTTTTGTCTGATGTTCAGATGAAGGATACTGTCGACAAGTTTGTAAACTTGTTAAAAGAAGAGGGGGCAGATGTGATCAATGTGGAAAACTGGGGACTTAAAAAGATGGCTTACACTATCGAGAAAAAGACCACAGGTTTCTACGTATTGGTTGAATTCAAGGCGGATCCTACTGTGATCAGAAAGTTTGAACTGGAGTTCAGACGAGATGAAAAAGTAATGAGATTCTTGACGACTGTTCTGGATAAGCACGCAATTACTTATGCAGAAAGAAGAAGAAAAGGTGAATTTAACAAAAAAGCTGAAGCTAAGGAGGAGCTAGCCTAA